A single window of uncultured Methanospirillum sp. DNA harbors:
- a CDS encoding helix-turn-helix domain-containing protein produces MAGVTMRILLILLLLLICIPAQVMATRYQVSSAYDDLPDGHPGCPSRVDLIELPLWLILSQIVLLNPFLLFLKAIVALGYRRIDRSTLFDSQPRKEIFDFIRNHPGIHLRGISSGIGMELGTVRHHLDQLTRFGTISKEQDDGFSRYYPMGYSPEEKQMMNAAASPACKEIVAMLCKNKSLTRLEIGCRLEISAQAAGWHLSRLLRGGVITVERTGRTLRYHLNDATLLQGSQ; encoded by the coding sequence ATGGCAGGAGTAACCATGAGGATTTTACTGATACTACTTCTTCTCCTGATCTGTATCCCAGCCCAGGTGATGGCAACCAGATATCAGGTCAGTAGTGCGTATGATGATCTCCCTGATGGTCATCCTGGTTGTCCATCCCGGGTGGATCTGATTGAACTTCCACTATGGTTGATTTTATCGCAGATAGTCCTTCTCAATCCATTCCTCCTTTTCCTTAAGGCAATCGTTGCCCTGGGGTATCGCCGGATTGACCGGAGCACCCTCTTTGACTCTCAACCCCGCAAAGAGATATTTGACTTTATCAGAAATCATCCGGGAATTCATCTTCGGGGCATTTCATCAGGTATTGGTATGGAGCTTGGTACGGTCAGGCATCACCTGGATCAACTTACCAGATTTGGTACGATATCAAAAGAACAGGATGATGGATTTAGCAGGTACTATCCAATGGGTTATTCCCCAGAAGAGAAACAGATGATGAACGCTGCTGCATCTCCTGCCTGCAAAGAGATTGTTGCAATGCTCTGTAAAAACAAGAGTCTTACCCGTCTTGAGATCGGGTGCAGACTTGAGATTTCAGCCCAGGCAGCAGGCTGGCACCTCTCTCGTCTTCTCAGGGGAGGCGTCATCACGGTTGAGCGAACCGGTAGAACACTCAGGTATCACCTCAATGATGCTACCTTACTCCAGGGATCACAGTGA
- a CDS encoding methyl-accepting chemotaxis protein, which yields MIQLDDISMSRKLLILIAVGVISIIIIGICGLYTAGSINSEIDKIYKNKYAHSMLANGAYSDMLNYAIGGYTFTLSSNVSEKDQIFKTKMEPFGVSLLNRVDDYSSIEMTETEKDMIKEIKAASSDYFEITKRVNSLTLEGREAEATQIRSQEAIPKRNIILNDIQKLMDENNQTASQCYTESNKMYSLALLVIILVIFICTLVLLSIAWVITRNINRRFNLLMKGMDELGSGNLSYHIDMKGSDEISSIGSSFDAMAVNLEKQNREIKENLERSKFANTSIMNIAEKIRNGDLDIRIDSSKYSGEFKVLVEAIHDLVEAFLKPNMEAMRIANEFATGNFSVRYDEQADVRGDFKRFKDALNESGRSVSGAIISIQQQMSDLTANAEEANASTEEVAASVKAVADSSISVSENAEKCKDGVSQILKAMEELNTTVNQVAVKSEQVSRLTTEADKYSREGVTLAGVAEKGMDGITQSTIESRKNMEDISHQMEEIGKIVGLIRDISDQTSLLALNAAIEAARAGEAGLGFAVVADEVKALAHETQTSAENIAYKIENLQSRSVQASDAMERTVKDVETGGKALQDTLQSFSRIAELIGDINLNVTDVAAATEEQAASVEEITASITEIGSLVSNTSKDADLSANSTNEVSMAVNQISQVIGNLNGIVENVQNQVNFFKV from the coding sequence ATGATACAATTAGATGATATATCGATGAGCAGAAAACTGCTCATCCTGATAGCAGTTGGTGTTATTTCAATTATTATAATCGGGATATGTGGGTTATACACTGCAGGATCGATAAATTCAGAGATTGATAAAATATACAAGAATAAATATGCCCATTCCATGCTCGCAAATGGAGCATACTCTGATATGCTGAATTATGCAATCGGTGGATACACATTTACCCTTTCATCTAACGTTTCTGAAAAAGATCAGATTTTTAAGACGAAGATGGAGCCATTCGGGGTCTCACTTCTCAATCGTGTTGATGACTATTCATCAATAGAGATGACTGAAACCGAAAAGGATATGATTAAGGAGATAAAGGCGGCATCTTCAGATTACTTTGAGATAACAAAACGGGTTAATTCATTAACACTTGAAGGAAGAGAAGCAGAAGCCACTCAAATACGGTCCCAGGAGGCCATTCCTAAACGCAATATCATCCTGAATGACATTCAGAAACTGATGGATGAAAACAATCAGACCGCAAGTCAGTGTTACACTGAATCAAATAAGATGTATTCTCTTGCACTTCTGGTTATCATTCTTGTTATTTTCATCTGTACGTTAGTTCTTTTGTCAATTGCATGGGTAATTACACGGAACATCAATCGGAGATTTAACCTTCTTATGAAGGGAATGGACGAATTAGGGTCAGGTAACCTGTCGTATCATATTGATATGAAAGGTAGTGATGAGATCAGTTCGATTGGTTCTTCCTTTGATGCAATGGCAGTAAATTTAGAGAAACAAAACCGGGAGATCAAAGAAAACCTGGAAAGATCTAAATTTGCCAATACTTCAATCATGAATATTGCTGAAAAAATAAGAAATGGAGATCTGGATATTCGCATTGATTCTTCCAAATATTCAGGCGAATTCAAGGTACTGGTTGAGGCGATTCATGACTTGGTTGAAGCTTTTCTCAAACCAAATATGGAGGCCATGAGAATTGCCAATGAATTTGCCACAGGAAACTTTTCAGTCAGGTATGATGAGCAGGCAGATGTAAGAGGGGATTTCAAGCGGTTCAAGGATGCATTAAACGAGAGTGGAAGATCAGTATCTGGTGCAATTATTTCTATTCAGCAGCAGATGAGTGATCTGACTGCAAATGCCGAGGAGGCTAATGCAAGTACTGAAGAGGTCGCAGCTAGTGTAAAGGCGGTTGCAGATTCATCCATAAGTGTCAGTGAAAATGCAGAGAAATGCAAAGATGGAGTTTCTCAGATTCTAAAGGCGATGGAAGAACTCAATACTACGGTAAACCAGGTTGCTGTCAAGAGTGAACAGGTGAGCAGACTCACAACCGAAGCTGATAAGTATTCCAGGGAAGGTGTCACACTCGCCGGTGTTGCTGAGAAAGGAATGGATGGTATTACCCAGTCAACCATCGAGAGCAGGAAGAATATGGAGGATATCAGCCACCAGATGGAAGAGATTGGAAAGATTGTGGGCCTTATCAGGGATATATCAGATCAAACCAGCCTTCTCGCCCTCAATGCAGCGATTGAAGCGGCACGGGCAGGAGAGGCAGGACTCGGGTTTGCTGTCGTCGCTGATGAAGTGAAAGCACTTGCTCACGAGACTCAGACATCTGCTGAAAATATCGCATACAAAATTGAGAATCTTCAGAGCCGGTCAGTCCAGGCATCAGATGCTATGGAAAGAACGGTAAAAGATGTTGAGACCGGAGGAAAAGCACTCCAGGATACCCTTCAGTCATTCTCCCGGATTGCTGAGTTGATAGGTGATATCAATCTGAATGTTACCGATGTTGCGGCAGCAACCGAAGAACAGGCGGCTTCAGTTGAAGAGATTACCGCAAGTATTACTGAGATTGGCAGTCTGGTATCGAATACTTCCAAAGATGCAGATTTGTCTGCAAATTCAACGAATGAAGTATCTATGGCGGTTAATCAGATCTCTCAGGTTATTGGGAACCTGAATGGCATCGTTGAGAATGTGCAGAATCAGGTTAATTTCTTCAAGGTATGA
- a CDS encoding PAS domain S-box protein translates to MDGDASDSIWEVLKKTNKPISITRIAREASISRTTAARYLDHLHFSGQVKLYEIGKAKKYLLSSEQPTHSICDLSSDLIIFLDISFKIMYVNKAYLKYFHLSLEEIIGRRIDALSLDIFSAVDILKILKEYNRDEFSSHIIEIFRENDMYTYELFFVKGQIGPYRAAISIIIKDITEKKRIEDENRFLASIVACSEDAIIAVNRSITVTAWNTSAERLFGYSAGEVIGRSISVIHPPWYNDVFPIHDRLLNGEVIKQYECTRQRKDGSLVDVSITASLVFDQDGGILGSSAIFRDITAYNQIKRTRSHLNLQLHALLDNIHEVLAIIDPTTHKILLVNAIGREVFENQTAICWFHTGQYHFPMVCDICSQLNLKERQGPFSFIFNKGNVNLHSKIQMIPYGAQKSALMVSMFDPENFVAEGPL, encoded by the coding sequence ATGGATGGGGATGCGTCTGATTCTATATGGGAAGTCTTGAAAAAAACCAATAAACCGATATCAATAACCCGGATTGCAAGGGAAGCCTCTATTTCCCGGACAACCGCTGCACGGTACCTCGATCATCTGCATTTTTCGGGTCAGGTTAAATTATACGAGATAGGAAAAGCAAAAAAATATCTGCTCTCTTCAGAGCAACCGACTCATTCTATCTGTGATTTATCATCAGATCTTATCATCTTTTTAGATATTTCATTCAAAATTATGTATGTAAATAAGGCATATCTGAAGTATTTTCATCTCTCCCTCGAAGAGATCATCGGGAGACGAATTGATGCCCTGAGCCTGGATATTTTTTCAGCCGTAGATATCCTGAAAATACTGAAAGAGTATAACCGGGATGAGTTTTCGTCGCATATCATTGAGATATTTAGGGAAAACGATATGTATACCTATGAATTGTTTTTTGTAAAAGGACAGATCGGCCCATATCGTGCTGCTATCTCTATTATTATAAAGGATATAACCGAAAAAAAACGAATAGAAGATGAGAACCGGTTTCTTGCATCAATTGTAGCATGTTCGGAGGATGCGATAATTGCAGTGAATAGGTCAATAACTGTTACTGCATGGAACACCAGTGCTGAACGGTTATTTGGATATAGTGCCGGTGAAGTAATTGGCAGATCGATATCTGTTATTCACCCTCCCTGGTATAATGATGTGTTTCCTATTCATGACCGGTTACTGAACGGAGAAGTAATTAAGCAGTACGAGTGTACCCGTCAAAGGAAAGATGGTTCACTCGTTGATGTTTCAATTACTGCCTCATTAGTTTTTGATCAAGATGGAGGGATTCTCGGCTCATCAGCTATTTTTCGTGATATTACGGCATATAACCAGATAAAGAGAACCAGATCTCATTTAAATCTGCAATTACATGCATTGCTAGATAATATCCATGAAGTGTTGGCAATTATTGATCCGACCACTCATAAAATCCTGTTAGTTAATGCTATTGGGAGAGAAGTGTTTGAAAACCAGACCGCGATATGCTGGTTTCACACGGGACAGTATCATTTTCCGATGGTATGTGATATCTGTTCTCAATTAAACCTGAAAGAAAGACAAGGTCCATTCTCATTCATATTTAATAAAGGTAACGTGAATCTGCATTCAAAAATTCAGATGATTCCATATGGGGCTCAAAAGAGTGCTCTGATGGTATCCATGTTTGATCCTGAAAACTTTGTAGCCGAAGGACCACTGTGA
- a CDS encoding putative immunity protein — protein MRDIQFIAMHRGGSLSLEDHRKLMKWAISCYEHVLPYYGSKEDQVLQEAMALAISWSQGTSSTGDLMKASRKVHAHAREIPDPLASAVARSIGQGVATAHMADHCIGAALYAQKAAFLAGNKASEEKAWQIGKIPSDLPDVIRELVIHTIQMKGRGFGLRDDM, from the coding sequence TTGAGAGACATACAATTTATTGCCATGCATCGTGGCGGCAGTCTTTCGCTCGAAGATCACCGGAAACTAATGAAATGGGCCATTAGTTGCTATGAGCACGTATTGCCATATTATGGTAGCAAAGAGGATCAGGTTTTACAGGAAGCCATGGCTCTCGCCATTTCATGGTCACAAGGTACCAGTTCAACAGGAGATCTCATGAAGGCCTCACGAAAAGTTCATGCTCATGCAAGAGAGATACCCGATCCTCTTGCCAGTGCAGTTGCCCGGTCAATTGGGCAGGGCGTCGCAACAGCCCACATGGCAGACCATTGTATCGGAGCGGCCTTGTATGCTCAAAAAGCAGCCTTCCTTGCAGGAAATAAGGCATCAGAAGAGAAAGCATGGCAGATAGGTAAAATACCTTCTGATCTTCCTGATGTTATCAGAGAACTCGTAATCCACACCATCCAGATGAAAGGAAGAGGTTTCGGATTACGGGATGATATGTGA
- a CDS encoding DUF169 domain-containing protein translates to MVISSEIAKKAGIQTEPVAIVWSNTKPEHALEIRPGTWACLMWYYAKAVLDGKITALSRDSFGCCGGAIGIGFGRPFETHSSGNEDNFCCFLSNGRDGCTDIEAFDARLDTISNPHQKEMLKEGERIKKNPGVAKEFLNALPHYDVPTKYVLFKPFSLTQPDEMIKSVIFLANPDQISVLSILANYPRGQIIDRVVVAAGASGCQAFGVCTYNEELSENPRAIVGLTDLMARKAVRRTLGSDKFTFSVPYSLFLEMEANVPGSILDSELWIEIRDGS, encoded by the coding sequence ATGGTTATATCAAGTGAGATCGCAAAAAAGGCCGGAATACAAACAGAACCGGTCGCAATCGTGTGGAGTAATACAAAACCCGAACATGCACTTGAGATTCGGCCCGGAACCTGGGCATGTCTCATGTGGTACTATGCCAAGGCTGTCCTTGATGGAAAGATTACAGCATTATCCAGAGATTCGTTTGGATGTTGTGGAGGAGCCATCGGAATAGGATTTGGGCGGCCATTTGAAACACATTCTTCAGGAAATGAAGATAACTTCTGTTGTTTCCTCTCGAATGGACGAGACGGCTGCACAGATATTGAGGCCTTTGACGCACGTCTTGATACGATATCAAATCCTCACCAAAAAGAGATGCTCAAGGAAGGAGAGAGGATCAAGAAAAACCCGGGAGTTGCCAAGGAATTTCTCAATGCATTGCCGCACTATGATGTCCCAACAAAGTATGTTCTCTTCAAACCCTTCTCTCTCACGCAGCCTGATGAAATGATAAAAAGTGTAATCTTTCTTGCAAATCCTGACCAGATATCTGTGCTGTCGATTCTTGCTAACTATCCCCGTGGTCAGATTATTGATCGGGTGGTTGTTGCAGCTGGTGCTTCGGGGTGTCAGGCATTTGGGGTCTGTACGTACAACGAAGAGTTGTCAGAAAACCCGAGGGCAATTGTTGGGCTTACTGATCTGATGGCAAGAAAGGCAGTGAGAAGAACACTTGGGTCTGACAAATTCACGTTCTCTGTACCATACTCGTTATTCCTTGAGATGGAAGCAAATGTTCCGGGTAGTATCCTTGACTCTGAACTCTGGATAGAGATCAGGGATGGATCATAA
- a CDS encoding MarR family transcriptional regulator gives MRDTDGPFGKYVSLAYWLIQKRLNNELSGFGIKITQYSILRYLYKYDGSNQEQIAGDLEIDKGLCSREIRKLEDAGLIVRTKHQSDNRQWICSLTKSGLALKKDLVRIGDQINDNVLQGLSATEEEALYTLIKRVISNLNPEED, from the coding sequence ATGCGAGATACGGACGGGCCATTTGGAAAGTATGTTTCACTGGCATACTGGCTCATTCAAAAACGATTAAACAATGAACTCTCTGGATTTGGGATCAAAATCACACAGTACTCAATACTTCGGTATCTCTACAAGTATGATGGATCCAACCAGGAGCAGATTGCCGGAGATCTCGAGATTGACAAAGGCCTCTGTTCCAGAGAGATCAGAAAACTCGAGGATGCCGGTCTCATAGTCAGGACAAAACACCAGTCAGATAACAGGCAATGGATATGTTCTCTTACCAAGTCCGGACTAGCCCTCAAAAAAGACCTTGTCAGGATTGGAGATCAGATCAATGATAATGTTCTGCAAGGATTATCAGCAACAGAAGAAGAGGCTCTCTATACTCTCATCAAACGTGTCATCTCAAATCTGAATCCGGAGGAAGATTGA
- the uraA gene encoding uracil permease produces MTSDQIPVDAVPPLALLIPLSLQHLFAMFGATVLVPVLLGINPATVLLFNGIGTLIFLAICKWKVPAYLGSSFAYIAPSLIIIGSYGYGAALSGYIVTGLLFLLSALIIYRFGTGWVKILFPDVVMGSVVAVIGLALAPTAAKLSGLSMDNPDLHVAAISLFTLLVTIISMTVFKGFLRVIPVLIGIIGGSTLAILLGQFSMEKIIEAPWLAVPPFYTPVWSIHAIIILIPAFFVTLVELIGHLQVTGSIVGTDMIKDPGLFRVVIGKGISCTLSGFFGSTPNTTYSENIGVMAITRVYSTAVFAGAAVFAILISFCGKFSSAILSIPDPIIGGISLLLFGVIASQGIRMMIEAGVDLSQTKNLVLVSVILVIGCSGALIDLGPSNIEGMSLATIAGIGLNLLFIGLEKYGIWNGNQDSQS; encoded by the coding sequence ATGACCAGTGATCAGATCCCGGTTGACGCAGTCCCTCCTCTCGCCCTGCTGATTCCTCTCAGTCTCCAGCACCTGTTTGCAATGTTCGGGGCTACCGTTCTGGTTCCTGTACTTCTGGGCATCAATCCGGCGACGGTATTACTGTTCAATGGAATAGGAACTCTGATTTTTCTTGCCATCTGCAAGTGGAAAGTACCTGCATATCTGGGATCGAGTTTTGCATATATTGCTCCATCTCTCATCATCATCGGATCCTACGGGTACGGAGCAGCCCTCTCCGGGTACATAGTTACCGGATTACTCTTTCTGCTGTCAGCCCTGATCATCTACCGGTTTGGAACCGGCTGGGTCAAAATACTATTCCCAGATGTTGTTATGGGCAGCGTCGTTGCTGTTATTGGTCTTGCACTTGCGCCTACCGCAGCAAAATTATCAGGACTCAGCATGGACAATCCGGATCTCCATGTCGCTGCAATATCACTTTTTACTCTTCTGGTTACGATCATCAGCATGACCGTCTTTAAGGGGTTTCTCCGGGTAATTCCGGTGCTTATCGGAATCATCGGGGGAAGCACACTGGCGATTCTCCTCGGCCAATTCTCGATGGAGAAGATCATTGAGGCTCCCTGGCTGGCTGTGCCCCCGTTCTATACTCCGGTATGGTCGATTCATGCCATAATAATACTCATCCCGGCTTTTTTTGTCACTTTGGTGGAGCTGATCGGGCACCTGCAGGTGACAGGCAGTATCGTTGGAACTGACATGATCAAGGATCCCGGTCTCTTCAGGGTGGTGATTGGAAAAGGGATATCCTGCACCCTGTCAGGCTTTTTTGGTTCTACTCCAAATACCACGTACTCGGAGAATATCGGGGTGATGGCAATCACCAGGGTGTACAGTACTGCTGTCTTTGCTGGTGCTGCTGTCTTTGCTATTCTTATCTCCTTCTGCGGAAAGTTTTCTTCTGCGATTTTGAGCATCCCGGACCCGATCATCGGCGGTATATCGCTTCTGCTCTTTGGTGTAATCGCCTCTCAGGGTATACGGATGATGATTGAAGCAGGGGTGGATCTCTCACAAACAAAAAACCTGGTCCTTGTCTCTGTCATCCTCGTAATTGGATGTTCAGGAGCCCTTATCGATCTGGGACCGTCAAATATAGAAGGGATGTCCCTTGCCACCATCGCAGGGATTGGACTTAATCTGCTGTTCATCGGGCTTGAAAAGTATGGAATATGGAATGGAAACCAGGATAGTCAGTCCTGA